The Pseudanabaena yagii GIHE-NHR1 genome segment CTCACGCAGTTTCCCGATCGCAGCTTGTTACTAACCAGTTTGCAAGCAGGAAATCTTTCCACGGATGCTCCTATTACCAGTTTTAATGCCCTCAACAATGGCTTTACTCGCCTTGCCTACGAAGGTAATACAGGTAATACATTTACCCTAACTGACCTCAATTATCGTTTTTATATCGGCGATCGCCTTGCGGTGATTGTCGGACCTAGGGGTGTAAATGCGATTAACGTATTTCGTGGCGCAAATCGCATTGAGAGTGCAGGGAATGGACCAATTTCACTCTTTGCTCAGCGCAACCCGATTATCAGTATGAATGCTGGACAAGCTGGTTTAGGCTTTGACTGGCAAATCAGCAAGGGTTTGAGCCTGCAAGGTGTTTATTCGGCTGGCAATGCAGCAAGTGCATCTGGTGACGGTGGTCTATTTGGCGGACCAACTCAGATTGGGGTACAGTTAGCAGCTACGATTTTTGATCGCGTTGATACTGCGCTCTATTATCTCAACTCTTATACCAACAACGGTACACTCAACAATGCTGTCGGTGACAACTTCATTGGTGTGACCTTCCCCACTAATGTTGCCTCCAAGTTTAATACCAATGCCTTTGGTGGTTCGCTCTCTTGGCGGGCAACCAATAAACTCAATGTTGGTGGTTGGCTTGGTTTCACCAATTCTAATATTCAGAATGCTGGATTCTCTGGCAATGTGAATACTTTTAATTGGATGACCTATGCCAATTTGATTGACCTCTTCAAGGAAGGCGATCTATTCGGTCTCTATGTCGGACAACCACCTAGCATCACAGCAAGTAATTTGAGTGGAAATATCAATTTCCCTAGTTTGCTGAGTGGAACAGGTGGTGTAACAGGTGCTCAACCTGCTGCTACGACTCATCTTGAGTTATTCTATCGCTATCCCATTTCCAAAAATATTAGTATCACCCCCGGTCTAGTGTTTGTCTTTGCTCCCGGCAATACAGCCAGCAGCGACACAATTACAATTGGCGCTATTAGAACTACATTTACGTTCTAGTAATTTGCTTTTCTAATATAGAGTTTCCAATTCTATACTTCATTAAAATTGGAAACTCTATAAGAGTTGAAATGTTTACCTATTTACTATTTCAACTCTTATCAAATAGTTTTATTAAAAATGATTGATCGCTTCTGATATTGGGGTATATTAGTTATCAAGTAAATCTGTAATCTAATCACAGATTAATATAGCTACTTCAGTTAAAAGATCTTGTAGGGGAATCAGGATCTTAAGAACTGTTAGCTTGCCGTAAAGTATTTATTCTTAACTTTCTGGGGAATCTAAAAATCATGAAAAAACTAATTGCCATGTCTGCTTTGCTTAGTGCAGCTACAGCTACACTTCTTTCTGCATTGCCATCACCTAGTTTCGGTCAAACTGTTACACTACCAATTATTGCTAGTGGAACTATTGCAGTGCAAGGAAGTTATGATGGCTTCAGTTACTTTGATTATTCATCATTTGCAAATACTACAGTTCTAACTTCTATTGGAGCTGTAAATATTAGTGCTTTCAATGGTCAAGCTGAATTTAGTCGCCCACCAAGTTCTCCAACTTCTGTAAATGTTACATCTTCAAACATCACTTTTTCTAGTGGTCATTCTGCTCATTTTCACACTAACACAGTATATTCAATGGTATTTACAGGTACTACGGATGGCTCAAGTCCAAATGGTGCATTTACCAATGCATTGACTACTCTTAATGCAACACTTCCTTCTACTTCATCATTTGCTTCATTAACAAGTGTAAATCTAAATATTACAGGTGGCTCGATTACATTACCAGTAGTATCTAGCTCCGACTACCTCCCAGTTAGCGATAAATTGCATATTGCTTATTCGAGCCTACCATCCTCAGATCAGAATGAGCCTGAATATCAACAAGAGTATAGAAATGATTTTCATTCCTCTTCTTTTGAAGGTGGACGCATTCTCGGTTTAGAAGACAAATAAGAGCTTAGCCAAAGTTCTTGTATTCCTAGTCATGAAATGGCAGATGGGACTCTACCATTTCATGCAAAAAGGCACAAATCCGAATAGACGCTTTAAAACTAAAGCGTCTATTCGGATTTGCTACTAATTCCTGTATAGATATTCTCATTTACCAATCCCAACCAAGGATCACTAGCGGGAGTGAGAAATAGTTGATCATAAACGCGCCGATTGAGAGCGCTTAAACTCGCTGAATCACTATTAACAAAGTCTCCCTTAGCGAACCAATTATGGATCTGGGCATGAAATACATATTCATTGCGAACAGTATCCTGCGCGATCGCCTTTTCAAAACTATTGACTACCGTTCGCATAGAAGCAGTAGGTGATATCTTCCGCTCCATTAATTTAAGACTACCTTGATCGAGATAGACCCGATTTTGATAAAGACTCGCTAATCTTGCCCAATTAGCATCACTGAGTTTGTCAAAGGGAGAAGAGGGATTGAGTTCAGTTAAGGGTTCGCCAACGGTACGGCTTAATGTTGGCAACTCCACCATCATTTTGCTCACTGTTAGACGGCTGGCAATGGCTGCACTCGCTTTGGGGTCTGTAACTGCTAGAGGTAGTAATGGCTGTAAGGGTAAGCGTAAGCGTGTTAAATCTGCTCGCCATTTTTTCTCTAACTTGGCATAACGATCGCGATGGTAGTTAACTAAAACCTCACGACGATGAGCATCGCTATTATTAGATTGCAGCGATCGCGCGACACCTTCAGCATCCTTGAGATTTTCTATAAAAGCCTGTGGACTATATAACCCAGGAATCGCATCAATGGGACGACCTTCACTATCGAGAATGTAATGAATACTATTACCCGTAATCGTTTGCTCTAGCTTGCGACCATCGCCAAAATCAATCGTGACTTTAGGGACAGGGCGCTCTGACTGCCAATGCAGAATAAAGCGATCGCGCAGTAGTTGCGATACTTCCGCATTCGGATATAGAGCAGTACGGAAAAATCGACTATTAGCACAACTCAATTCATCGGCGAGATTGCCGAGTAAACGTAGAGACAAAATTGGTTTGCCAGTTTCTTTAGAAGCAGTTTTTGCAGCTTCCAAATCCTTGTACCAATATAAGCGGGAGGCATCACAGTCCTTTTGCTGACAAATGGCATCTAAAGTAGCTCGTAATTGTGAATTATTAGGTAAATCTTTTTGATAGGTAGCCCAAAATGCATCCACCCCTGCATTTTTAAATTCCCGTAATTTGGCGATCGCCAGTTGCGATGTAGCTTGATCCTTGGATGCGGCTTGCTGGACAAGGTTATCTACAATGGGCTGTTCGGCTCTAGCCTGTGGTGTAGCGATGTTTGCTAAAGTGATCGCCCCTAAGCCAATGCTAATCATCCATGAATTAGCCGACATTTTCTTTACAAGCATCTTCAGAATTTTCCTAATCGCATGATTGTAACTTTACCCCGCCCGACGTATTTATTGTTCATATTGTTCCTATAACAATCCTAAATGGTTTGTGGAAGTGCACCCCTTCGGGGTGCACTTCCACAAACCCCAAAATCTACATGCTATATAAACCTTTGTTATAGATGCGAAGAATTGCCTTGCGTCCATAAAAGGTTTTGAGGTTTAGATTTTTGGTGACGTGGCAAAACCATGCCACCAAAAATTGGTTCTTTAATTTTGCTGCGCTTCTCTAGCCTATTACTTTCAGGAGTCTCAACTTTTTTGATTTATGGGCATTGTGTTCTTACATCACTTGCAACGATCCCCGCAAAGATAGACAATGTTTGCATTCAGAAAAGTAAGCATATAAAAAAGCCAAGATAATCCGAAGAATTTATGAAAAACGTACTGGCTATTATTCTGGGCGGTGGACAGGGAAGCCGACTATATCCCCTCACAAAAACACGGGCTAAACCCGCAGTCCCCGTAGCAGGAAAATATCGACTGATCGACATTCCTGTGAGCAACTGTATCAACTCAGGTATTGAAAAAATTTATATCCTGACACAGTTTAACTCCGCCTCTCTCAATCGCCATGTCAATCAGGCCTATCGTCCAGCGTCCTATTCTGACGGATTTGTAGAAATTCTTGCGGCTCAACAAACCCCCGATAGTCCAGATTGGTTCCAAGGTACAGCCGACGCAGTACGTCGCTATGCATGGCTTTTAGAATCATGGAATGTAAGCGAATATTTGATTCTATCTGGCGATCATCTGTACAACATGGACTATGAGAAATTTGTCAGACATCACCGTGAAACAGGCGCTGACATCACCCTATCTGTATTACCTGTCGATCAGAAAAAAGCATCTGCCTTTGGTTTATTGAAAACTGACAGCGAAGGCAAAGTTATTAAATTCCTTGAGAAGCCTAAGGGTGAAGCTCTAGAGGGAATGCGAGTAGATACCACCAAGCTTGGCTTAGATGCTACTGAAGCGATCGCTAATCCATTTATTGCATCGATGGGTATCTATGTCTTTAACAAACAAGCAATGATGAAATTGCTCAGTGATAATCCAGAATATACAGATTTTGGTAAGGAAATTATCCCTGCGGCAATTCAAAACCTGAATGTACAGGCATACCTATATTCTGGCTACTGGGAAGATATTGGAACCATCGAATCTTTCTATCAAGCTAATCTTGACTTAACTCGTCATCCTGCTACTGCCTTTAATTTCTACGAGACCGAAAAGCCCATCTATACTCGCGCTCGTTATTTGCCACCTAGCAAGGTTCATGACTGTAAAGTTAAAGATTCAGTCATTGGTGAAGGCTGTATCCTCAATCAAGCAACCATTACTAACTCAGTAGTTGGTATCAGAATGCATATCGAAGCCAATTGCACGATTGAAGATACGCTGCTGATGGGTTGTGATTTTTATCAGCCACAGGAAGAACGTGCGTCCGATCTTGCTACTAACAAAGTACCAATGGGAATCGGTGAAAATACAATCATCCGCCGTGCAATTATCGATAAAAATGCGCGAATTGGTAAAAATGTGCAGATTATCAATAAGGATCGCATCCAAGATGTCAATCGTGAAGAACAAGGCTATTGCATTTGCAATGGTATCGTTGTCGTCGTTAAAAATGCTGTAATCCCTGATAACACCATTATCTAGATCAATTCAATTTTTGAAAGTGCTGCAAAGCAGCACTTTCAAAAATCATGTCCTTATGCCATGATCTGTGGCAGTTAATTGGATCGTCCTTTTTTACAAAATCCTGTGAATCCTTGGCTCAGTTTGTTGCAGCAGCATCGCATTATTGCCGTTATTCGGGCAGATAATGTCAGTATTGCTAGAGAAATGGCACTTGCAGCAGCAGCAGGGGGAATTAAGCTGATTGAAATTGCATGGAATACCGATCGCGCTGAATCATTAATTCCTAAGCTGCAACAGGAACTACCAGATTGCAAAATTGGTACAGGCACGGTTTTAGATCTTGAGAATGCTGAACGCGCGATCGCCTGTGGATGTAGCTTTTTATTTACGCCTCATACTAATCCTGAACTCATTACCAAGGGTTTAGAAAATAATATTCCTGTAATCGCAGGTGCATTAACCCCGACAGAAATTATTACGGCATGGCAAGCGGGAGCTGCCGCAGTCAAGGTTTTTCCAATTAAAGTTCTGGGTGGTGTGGAATATCTCCAATGTTTACAGCCAGTACTTCGAGATATTCCTCTCATTCCTACGGGTGGGGTTAGTCTCCAAAATGCCGATAAATTTCTAGCAGCAGGGGCGATCGCAGTGGGTATCTCTAGTCATTTATTTTCACCAGAGGTGATCGCTGAGGATGACTGGACAACAATTATTTCGCGATCGCAAGCCTTAATTCAAAAAGTTCAACCATTTCAGGCGGGATAAGTACTATGAAACGCCCACTATCCCCAGAAGATTTATGCAGTATGCAGCACTAGGACTAGATGTAGGTCGCAAACGTATCGGCGTAGCTGGATGCGATCGCCTTGGCATCACTGTCCATGGCATTACCACGATTATCCGTAAGTCATGGCAAGACGATATGGCAGAACTGCGATCGTTGATCCTTGAGCGCAATATTGACACCCTCGTAATTGGCTTACCTTACAACATGGATGGATCGTTAGGCTATCAAGCCAAGCAAGTCCAAAAATTTGCCAATGGTGCGGCGAAACATTTAGGTATAACCGTGGAATTTGTCGATGAGCGCCTTACTTCCTATGAGGCTGAAGAGATGATGCGATCGCAAGGTATTTCCACAAGGGAAAACAAAGCGATGATTGATCGTAAAGCCGCCGCCATTATCTTGCAGCAATGGTTAGCCATCAAACAGCAAGCAATTATGTAGAGTCATGGCGCTTCGCGCCATGACTCTACTTCCAGTTTTTGTTTTACTGCAAATTTCCACAAAAAATGATGTCAGTGCGAAGCACTGACATCATTTTTTGATCAAGCATTCCTATAGAGCTTGTTAGCGTCTCTAATTTTTTGTCCCCTTTGCTGTCATAATGCTTAAGAGCGCCAAAAGCCTTATATAAGAGGGTTTCTCTGAGCTAGTAGTGCTATAGGATACAAAAAAGCAATCTATGGAAGGATCGACGATTGTACTCACGGATGAAACAGGTAAGAGCTTGCCTTGCACTGTCGAAACCAAGTTTAAAGTGGACAGCACCGAATACTTGTTGCTGCAACCAGTTGACTTTTCTGTGCAAATCTTTGCATGGCAAGAAACAGATGACGAAGAAGAAACTGAATTAGTCGATGTCACCGAAGAAGAAATCGATTTAATTTTCTCAACTGCTCAAGCTGTTTTATCGGAACAAAACCTTACGTTACGGCGCTCAGCTTACACATTAACAGTTTCAGGTGAATTACCTGAGCCAACTGAAGAAGATATCATCGAAATTGATACTGAAGAAGATGGTAATTGTGGCGAGTTCCAAGAGCTAGCCCACTTCTACTATGAAGAGCAGGCTTTTTCTGTATTTACTGCCCTTGACCCTCTAATGTTTATTGCCAAGGTGGGAGATGATGGTCAACCTGAAGTTCTTACCCCTGCGGAAATGGCAGCCCTTGAGCCTTATGTGGAGCAATATCTAGACCATGTCCTCAGCACAGAAGATGCCGAAGAAGAGTTCTAATTGGCTGTTTTATGGTGTTGCTTTCCCACTAACGATTTTATTTACTGGCCTAGTCAGTAGCTCTTGGTGGATTTGGGCAAGTGCTGCTCCTAGCACCTTTGGAGCAAAAGTCAGACTTACTATACCTGACGGGATGCCAACTCAAATGATCGCCCAAGAGCTAGAAGCCGCAGGCGTAATTCGCTCTAGCTTAGCGTTGCGCCTATGGCTACAATGGCAATCTTTGCGAGGTAGTGAAGCAGTCTCCTTGCGATCAGGAACCTATGACTTCTCCACTAACCAATCTTTGCCAGAAGTTGTTGCCCAGATCCAAACAGCGAAATTGACAGAAGTTCGCTTTACAATTCCTGAGGGTTGGTCGATCGCTCAGATGGCAGATCTATTTGAGAAGCAAGGTTTTTTTGCAGCAAAGGACTTTGTGGCAGCAGCTCAACGCACTAGCCCCAAGCGTCGTCCTTGGCTACCTGAGGATATCCCCAGTTTAGAAGGATTTCTATTTCCTGATACCTATCAAATTCTGCCATCGGAAGCAACTCCAGATCGAATTATTGATCTGATGCTAGATCGCTTTGAGCAAGTAGCTTTACCTGTTTACAAAGACAATCAATCTGGTAAACCAAAGGTTAAAGTTAGTCTCAAAGATTGGGTAACGCTGGCGAGTATTGTCGAAAAAGAAGCGGTGATTGATTCAGAGCGTCGCATTATATCGGGGGTTTTCTGGAATCGCCTGAAAAAGAATATGCGCCTAGAGTCAGATCCCACCGTGGAGTATGGCTTAAATATTAAGCAGACTCCCGAAAATCCACTGACGCTAGATCAGGTGCGGACATCATCTCCTTACAACACCTATCTCAATGAAGGTTTACCACCGGGGGCGATTGCCTCGGTGGGATTAGCTAGCCTGAAAGCAACGCTTGATCCTGCTAGTACTGACTATCTGTTCTTTGTGGCTAAATATGATGGCAGTCATGTCTTTAGTCGTAATTTAGAAGATCACGAAAAAGCATTACAGGCGATCGATAAAAAAATTCAGCAAAAAACTCCTAAAAATAACTAAAAAACGGGGCATTGCCCCGCTTTTTAATTTTGTGGAGATTCTGAGTTAAGATATTCTTAATTATTTAATTAAAATACTAAAATCCTTGTGAAACCTTGGCGACTGATTGCTCCTGACTTAGTTTTGTCAGCACCGATTTACACGATTACTCCACAGTTAATGCAAAAACATGGGTTAAGTGGTCTCATTTTGGACGTTGACAATACCCTCATCGGTGATGATGAATCCGATGTTTCAGATGAGATTCGTCAATGGATAGAACTAATGCGTCAGCAATATCCCATTTGGTTAGCAAGTAATAACTTTAGCGATCGCCGCATTCAAAAGGTTGCCGAAAGCCTCAATCTTCCCTACCGTAGTCGCGCAGGGAAGCCATCCCGCCGCGTTGTGCGTCAAGTTCTCGAAGCGATGCAATTACCACCTGATCAAGTTGCGATGGTAGGCGATCGCCTATTTACCGATACGATTGTGGGCAATCGTCTTGGCTTATTTACAATTTTGGTACAGCCCCCTTGTGAGGAGCTAGTATTTAAACCCAATATTGCAACTATTTTCAAAGCGAGATCGAGCTTTCTCCGCAATTGGGAAATTTGGATCGCTCGCAAATCTGGGGTCAAGATTTAGAAGTCAACAAAATTTTAAGGCAGCGCAAAGCACTGCCTTAAAATTTTGTGTTGGTAGAACAGTTATTTGTCTAATTGCTCGGTAACTTATAATCTCAAGATCAATTCATCACCAGCTTATTTAATTTAATAACAACAATGGGAAACCTTCAGGGACGCGATCTTCTTAGTCTGGCAGACTTACAACCCAACGAGATTCAAGAATTACTCACCCTTGCTCAACAACTCAAGGCAGGAGAAGTAAAGTTTGACTTTCAGCGCAAAACCCTTGGCTTGCTGTTTCGCAAAGCCTCAACCCGAACTCGTGTGAGCTTCACCGTTGCCATGCATCAATTGGGGGGACATGTCATCGATCTTGATCCAAGTGTGACCCAAGTCAGCCGTGGTGAACCAATACAAGATACTGCCAGAGTTCTTGATCGCTACTTGGATGTTCTCGCCATTCGCACCTTTGAGCAAGCGGAGCTAGAGACCTTTGCCAAATTTTCTAAGATTCCCATTATTAATGCCTTGAGTGATTTAGAGCATCCTTGCCAAGTATTAGCTGATTTGCTCACCGTATTAGAAAATTTCGGCACACTCAAAGGGCTGACCCTGACCTATCTCGGTGATGGTAATAATATGGCGCATTCCCTGATGATTGGTTGTGCGCTAGTTGGCATGAATGTGCGGATTGCTTCCCCGAAAAACTTTACGCCAGATCCCGCAGTTGTCTCGCAGGCAAAGGCTTTAGCGACTAATTCCGAAGTCATTGTCACCGATGATCCTAAACTCGCTTCCCAAGCGGCTCATGTCTTGTATACCGATGTGTGGGCAAGCATGGGGCAGGAATCAGAAGCAGAAGATCGCATTCCCATTTTCCAACCCTATCAACTGAATTCCGAACTCATGGCTTTAGCCGATCGCGATGCGATCGCTTTGCATTGTTTGCCAGCCCATCGCGGCGAAGAGATTACCGATGAAGTGATGGAAGGTGATCAGTCACGCATTTGGGATGAAGCGGAAAATCGTCTCCATGCCCAAAAAGCTTTGCTAGCTAGCGTTTTATAGTTAAAAGCCTCGCGATGCGAGGCTTTTGTTTTATACCAAATAAAGAAATGGCTACGCCATTTCTTTATTTCAAAATCCATACTGGGTTTGTTGTCCAAATCAAAAAAGTGTAACTACACTTTTTTGATTTGGTATTAGAGAAATTTTTGTCTTAGGGCGATCGCTACTTCGGGAGTAACCAGATGATCGATCTCGCCACCAAATCTGGCAATCTCCCGAACTACACTACTACTCAAGAAACTATATTCATTGGAAGTAGAGAGAA includes the following:
- a CDS encoding bifunctional 4-hydroxy-2-oxoglutarate aldolase/2-dehydro-3-deoxy-phosphogluconate aldolase; translated protein: MNPWLSLLQQHRIIAVIRADNVSIAREMALAAAAGGIKLIEIAWNTDRAESLIPKLQQELPDCKIGTGTVLDLENAERAIACGCSFLFTPHTNPELITKGLENNIPVIAGALTPTEIITAWQAGAAAVKVFPIKVLGGVEYLQCLQPVLRDIPLIPTGGVSLQNADKFLAAGAIAVGISSHLFSPEVIAEDDWTTIISRSQALIQKVQPFQAG
- a CDS encoding glucose-1-phosphate adenylyltransferase gives rise to the protein MKNVLAIILGGGQGSRLYPLTKTRAKPAVPVAGKYRLIDIPVSNCINSGIEKIYILTQFNSASLNRHVNQAYRPASYSDGFVEILAAQQTPDSPDWFQGTADAVRRYAWLLESWNVSEYLILSGDHLYNMDYEKFVRHHRETGADITLSVLPVDQKKASAFGLLKTDSEGKVIKFLEKPKGEALEGMRVDTTKLGLDATEAIANPFIASMGIYVFNKQAMMKLLSDNPEYTDFGKEIIPAAIQNLNVQAYLYSGYWEDIGTIESFYQANLDLTRHPATAFNFYETEKPIYTRARYLPPSKVHDCKVKDSVIGEGCILNQATITNSVVGIRMHIEANCTIEDTLLMGCDFYQPQEERASDLATNKVPMGIGENTIIRRAIIDKNARIGKNVQIINKDRIQDVNREEQGYCICNGIVVVVKNAVIPDNTII
- a CDS encoding iron uptake porin — protein: MLGSTMSLQLNQYKSSLFWLGTVIASSTLIGGIAQADTPATTSRTNTNNVNNTSLIQAIANDPIVTPPTDKTSPTNSTSVESTFFQRMEQDKISGIDANETAQNVSSVSQLSDVRPTDWAFTALQSLVERYGCIAGYPDRTFRGRQATSRYEFAAGLNACLDKINEIISAGLADKVSKEDLATLRKLQEEFAAELATLRGRVDALDAKTAKLEAQQFSTTTKLFGQAIFGLQGRLNNNANIPRTAGSVSADPATNVNFGAQVQLSLLTQFPDRSLLLTSLQAGNLSTDAPITSFNALNNGFTRLAYEGNTGNTFTLTDLNYRFYIGDRLAVIVGPRGVNAINVFRGANRIESAGNGPISLFAQRNPIISMNAGQAGLGFDWQISKGLSLQGVYSAGNAASASGDGGLFGGPTQIGVQLAATIFDRVDTALYYLNSYTNNGTLNNAVGDNFIGVTFPTNVASKFNTNAFGGSLSWRATNKLNVGGWLGFTNSNIQNAGFSGNVNTFNWMTYANLIDLFKEGDLFGLYVGQPPSITASNLSGNINFPSLLSGTGGVTGAQPAATTHLELFYRYPISKNISITPGLVFVFAPGNTASSDTITIGAIRTTFTF
- a CDS encoding YqeG family HAD IIIA-type phosphatase, which translates into the protein MKPWRLIAPDLVLSAPIYTITPQLMQKHGLSGLILDVDNTLIGDDESDVSDEIRQWIELMRQQYPIWLASNNFSDRRIQKVAESLNLPYRSRAGKPSRRVVRQVLEAMQLPPDQVAMVGDRLFTDTIVGNRLGLFTILVQPPCEELVFKPNIATIFKARSSFLRNWEIWIARKSGVKI
- the argF gene encoding ornithine carbamoyltransferase — protein: MGNLQGRDLLSLADLQPNEIQELLTLAQQLKAGEVKFDFQRKTLGLLFRKASTRTRVSFTVAMHQLGGHVIDLDPSVTQVSRGEPIQDTARVLDRYLDVLAIRTFEQAELETFAKFSKIPIINALSDLEHPCQVLADLLTVLENFGTLKGLTLTYLGDGNNMAHSLMIGCALVGMNVRIASPKNFTPDPAVVSQAKALATNSEVIVTDDPKLASQAAHVLYTDVWASMGQESEAEDRIPIFQPYQLNSELMALADRDAIALHCLPAHRGEEITDEVMEGDQSRIWDEAENRLHAQKALLASVL
- a CDS encoding DUF3727 domain-containing protein; protein product: MEGSTIVLTDETGKSLPCTVETKFKVDSTEYLLLQPVDFSVQIFAWQETDDEEETELVDVTEEEIDLIFSTAQAVLSEQNLTLRRSAYTLTVSGELPEPTEEDIIEIDTEEDGNCGEFQELAHFYYEEQAFSVFTALDPLMFIAKVGDDGQPEVLTPAEMAALEPYVEQYLDHVLSTEDAEEEF
- a CDS encoding thioredoxin domain-containing protein, whose amino-acid sequence is MLVKKMSANSWMISIGLGAITLANIATPQARAEQPIVDNLVQQAASKDQATSQLAIAKLREFKNAGVDAFWATYQKDLPNNSQLRATLDAICQQKDCDASRLYWYKDLEAAKTASKETGKPILSLRLLGNLADELSCANSRFFRTALYPNAEVSQLLRDRFILHWQSERPVPKVTIDFGDGRKLEQTITGNSIHYILDSEGRPIDAIPGLYSPQAFIENLKDAEGVARSLQSNNSDAHRREVLVNYHRDRYAKLEKKWRADLTRLRLPLQPLLPLAVTDPKASAAIASRLTVSKMMVELPTLSRTVGEPLTELNPSSPFDKLSDANWARLASLYQNRVYLDQGSLKLMERKISPTASMRTVVNSFEKAIAQDTVRNEYVFHAQIHNWFAKGDFVNSDSASLSALNRRVYDQLFLTPASDPWLGLVNENIYTGISSKSE
- the mltG gene encoding endolytic transglycosylase MltG encodes the protein MSSAQKMPKKSSNWLFYGVAFPLTILFTGLVSSSWWIWASAAPSTFGAKVRLTIPDGMPTQMIAQELEAAGVIRSSLALRLWLQWQSLRGSEAVSLRSGTYDFSTNQSLPEVVAQIQTAKLTEVRFTIPEGWSIAQMADLFEKQGFFAAKDFVAAAQRTSPKRRPWLPEDIPSLEGFLFPDTYQILPSEATPDRIIDLMLDRFEQVALPVYKDNQSGKPKVKVSLKDWVTLASIVEKEAVIDSERRIISGVFWNRLKKNMRLESDPTVEYGLNIKQTPENPLTLDQVRTSSPYNTYLNEGLPPGAIASVGLASLKATLDPASTDYLFFVAKYDGSHVFSRNLEDHEKALQAIDKKIQQKTPKNN
- the ruvX gene encoding Holliday junction resolvase RuvX is translated as MQYAALGLDVGRKRIGVAGCDRLGITVHGITTIIRKSWQDDMAELRSLILERNIDTLVIGLPYNMDGSLGYQAKQVQKFANGAAKHLGITVEFVDERLTSYEAEEMMRSQGISTRENKAMIDRKAAAIILQQWLAIKQQAIM